CATCTATAGCTGCGTTTATTGGTGCGATTATCGGGGGACGTAATGGAATATTTTTGAACGCGTCTCTTGGAAAGTACGATGACTTAGAGATTACCGTTATTTACGTCGCTTCCGTGATAGTTACATCTTTTTTTCTTCGTCAAAAGTTACCGATTGCACTCACACAAGTTATCGTTGGGGCCTCCGTCGGTGTCGGTGTTCTAAACGGTACCGTTGATCCAAGGTCGCTCCTTTTTGTTGTCGTTGGATGGTTTTTGACACCAGTCGTGGCCTTCGGTTTCGGATACCTTACGTACGCGGTTTTGGCACCACTCCTCAGGGGAGTTAAGAATCTCTTCGTTAGGGGCATCATCTTGAAGATTGCACTATGGTTTTTCGCACTTTACGGTTCCTTTTCTTTGGGTGCAAATGACGTTGGAAAGTTTGCAGGGTTCCTGTACCGGCGTGGTTATTCGCTTTGGGAGATCCTTGTCCTTGGAGGTTTGGCCATCTCCTTTGGGATATTATCCTTTGGAAATAGGACTGTGTACACCGTTGCGAGGGAACTTATGGCCCTTGACGACTTTTCTTCTCTCGTGTGTGTGCTATCGGTTTCCATGACCGTCTCATTTTTCTCCACATTCGGCCTACCTATATCCTCTTCCCACGCTGTCTTTGGATCAATGATGGGAGTAGGTATTTCAAGAGGTGTGCGTGTACGAAACGATAAGGTAGCCAGGAAGATTTTGTTTTCCTGGTTGGAAGCGCCTTTACTTGGTGGGTTGATTTCAAGTTCGCTATTCTCAATCTTCAGGTTTTTGTGGTAAAATACATTCTGTAGAAATTCAGACCAGCTGGAGGTGTGCAAAGAAATGGATTTGAAAGCCTACATTCGAAACATTCCTGATTTTCCACAAAAGGGTGTTATTTTCCGGGATATAACTCCGTTAATCAAGAACCCTGAAGCCTTTAAGTTTGCAATCGATTTAATCGTTGAAGAGTTAAGAGCGTACGATTTCGATTTGATAGTTTGTCCCGAAGCGCGCGGTTTTATCGTTGGCGCACCGATCGCCTACCTTTTGGGCAAAGGGTTCGTACCGGTAAGGAAACCTGGTAAGTTACCCTACCAGACGGTCAGTGATTTTTACGAGCTCGAGTACGGTCGCGCTGAGCTCCACATGCATGTAGATGCCGTTGAACCGGGGCAGAGGGTGGTCATTGTTGACGACGTTTTGGCAACGGGTGGTACCGCATTGGCGATAAAGAAGCTCGTTGAAAAAGTGGGTGGCGTGGTCGTTGCGTCGGCCTTCTTGATTGAACTTACGTATTTGAATCCGAGGGAGCTGTTCAAAGACGTTCCAATTATAGCACCGATAAAGTTCTAACAGTTGTGATGGGAGATGCATCACGAGGAGGTGCTCTCAAATGTTAAAATTTGACTTCACTTACATGTTGGAGGAAAACGTCACTGGTGGTCTGAAAGAAGAGGAAATATCGGCTCATGCGGAAACTGTCACGGAGTTTCTGAAGAGGCTCGACGGAAATAGGCCGGGGTTTGTTAACGCCGTCATGACCCGCAAGTGGGTGGATTCTGTCAACGAACTGAGCGATTTCATATTTACTTTCGATAACCTTTTCGTGCTCGGTATAGGCGGGTCGGCACTTGGAAACATCGCACTCCAATACGCACTTCGGCCGTTCAATTGGAACTCTATGACTGCCGATGAAAGAAATGG
This region of Fervidobacterium thailandense genomic DNA includes:
- a CDS encoding inorganic phosphate transporter gives rise to the protein MDLILLSLSVALGIVMGANNIGNVVGPIVASGVFKVRRLLFFSSIAAFIGAIIGGRNGIFLNASLGKYDDLEITVIYVASVIVTSFFLRQKLPIALTQVIVGASVGVGVLNGTVDPRSLLFVVVGWFLTPVVAFGFGYLTYAVLAPLLRGVKNLFVRGIILKIALWFFALYGSFSLGANDVGKFAGFLYRRGYSLWEILVLGGLAISFGILSFGNRTVYTVARELMALDDFSSLVCVLSVSMTVSFFSTFGLPISSSHAVFGSMMGVGISRGVRVRNDKVARKILFSWLEAPLLGGLISSSLFSIFRFLW
- a CDS encoding adenine phosphoribosyltransferase; its protein translation is MDLKAYIRNIPDFPQKGVIFRDITPLIKNPEAFKFAIDLIVEELRAYDFDLIVCPEARGFIVGAPIAYLLGKGFVPVRKPGKLPYQTVSDFYELEYGRAELHMHVDAVEPGQRVVIVDDVLATGGTALAIKKLVEKVGGVVVASAFLIELTYLNPRELFKDVPIIAPIKF